DNA from Verrucomicrobiia bacterium:
CCATGGTGCTTGTTTTATGACGCTTCATAAACTCCCAAGCATTTTTTTCTTTTTGGCTATCTTCAACGTAAACTTTTTTCTCCAAATAACTCCAACGTCGATTTCCGTCATACCCTCGATTATGAGCATACCAACGCAACACATTCCACAACTCTGACCAGGAAAGCAACTCGCCACCTTGCAAGACTCGAGCTGCCAGTAACCACGGCCATGCGCAACCTGGTCGGTTCAACGCCTCTTGCTCTAAAACACCTAGTTCATTTAAAAGTTTTTTTATCCCAACAATCCTTTGGCGCGTGCTACGAATATGACGCCTTTGCCGACGATGATTACGCCTTTCTGCCGCCATGCAACTATTCAAAGAAAAAGTTACAACTCCAGTTCCTAAAAGTTCCAAACTCGGTTGACTCCTAAGCAAACTCCAGCCAATAGAGTTTTTACCCCAGTTAAATGAAAGAATCATAAATTTTTAAAATATTTACTTGTCAATAATTAAAAATATGGCATACAATTTTGAAGAATCAAGACAAAGTTAGATAACGCAAACCGCGTCACTAATCGCCAAGCGATTACACCGGAACAAAAAAGCGTTTTCTATAGCAAAGCGGGTTAAACCCCGCTTTGTTTTTTTAACCCAATCATAGAATGAGCAGAAATATTAACAGAGATATATTTTAACTCGACAACACAATCGCCTGAGCACCCGCATAATGTTGAGTGTGTGACAAACTTACCTTTATCACCTTTCCACCCATCGCCTCCAAGCAAGCTAATGCCGCTCCAGACAACTTAATCCAAGGCGCTCCAGAACTTTCCTTTGTAATCACCAAATCGCGCCATCGCACAGCTCCTATCCCCGAACCCAACGCTTTCACAATCGCCTCCTTCGCGGCAAATCGCGCGGCCAAATGCAGCTCCGGTTGACGCATCTTCAAACAATAACTCAACTCCTCCTCACCGAACACCCTTTGCAAAAAAGCGTCACCGAATTTTTCCCAAATTCGCTGAATTCGCGCCACCTCTACCATATCAAATCCAATTCCCAACACTTTCACAAACGATATTCTTTCATTAAAACAAGCATTTCCTTCACCGCATTCCTTACCCCAACCCAAAGCGCTCGAGAAACAATAGAATGCCCAATATTCAACTCATACAAAAAAGGCATCACAAACAAATCGCACACATTCCGAACGTGCAATCCATGTCCCGCATTCACTTTTAACCCCATCTTATTTGCAAAATGCGCTCCTTCAATCAACCGCTTCAACTCTTCGGCACGACGTCGCTTATTCTGATAAACCACCGCAAACTTGCCTGTGTGCAACTCAATCCAATCTGCTCCTACTTTCTTTGCAAACTCAATTTGTTTTAAATCAGGATCAATAAAAAGACTCACTTTCGCTCCAACATCACGCAAACGCACTATATTTTTCTGAAGAGAAATACGATGCCCAAACACATCAAGCCCCCCTTCAGTCGTCACCTCTTGCCGATTCTCCGGCACCAAACAAACCGCATCCGGTTTCAAAGCCAAAGCAAACTTAACCATCTCTGCCGTGTTCGCCATTTCCAAATTCAAAGGTAAAGCCACCTCCCTCTTCAAACGTCTAATATCCTCTTCCTGCATATGACGACGATCCTCACGCAAATGCGCAGTAATTCCATGTGCTCCAGCCTTCTGAGCCTCCAACGCAAAACCTACGGGATCCGGCTCCGCTATCATACCCGGCACTTTTTCCCGATAACGCGCCTGTCTCACAGTTGCCACATGATCCACATTCACCCCGAGACGTAATTTCATTTTTTTCATATTGCTTTTAAGGAAAAAGTCCCCGCATCTGTTTGGCCTGCATGACTCGTTCAATACCCAAACACAACGCCGCATTACGATGACTAATCTTACGCTCTTTCGCCCGCTTCAAAATCGCGGCCAACGCGGGCTCTAAAACACGATACAACCGATCCAACACTTCTACTTCCGACCAAAAAAAATTCTGTAAATCCTGTACCCATTCAAAATAAGAAACAATGACCCCACCAGCATTACACAAAACATCCGGAATCAAAAAAATATCCTCTCTTTCATCAATGATTCCATCCGCTTCAGGAGTTGTCGGGCCATTCGCTGCCTCAGCTAAAATACGACATTTCAATTGATGCGCATTATTTTCTGTAATCGTTCGCTCTACCGCTGCTGGCACTAAAATATCACACGGTTGGACTAAAAGTTCTTCATTACTCATCCATTGCCCCTCGGAAAAGCCTTCCAAAGATCGATTCGCTAGCACGTGAGCCTCAAGCTTTTCTAAATCTAAACCTTTTTCATGAAATAAAGCGCCAGAAAAATCGCTAATTCCTACAATTTTTATTCCGAACCGCCTCAAAGCATAAGCCGCTACACTACCCACATTCCCAAAACCCTGAATAATTGCCGTTGTTCCCTGCGGCTCCATTTGCAAAATTTCCATCACTCGCCCTATCAAAAATGCTACGCCTCGACCCGTGGCCTCTCGTCGCCCCAAAGAGCCCCCAATACTTACTGGCTTACCCGTCACCACTGCTGGCACCGCATGCCCAGCATGCATCGAATAAGTATCCATCATCCATGCCATCGTCTGCTCGTTCGTGCCCATATCCGGCGCCATGACATCTGTTTGTGGGCCAATAAAAGGCATCATCTCTTGTGTATAACGACGCGTCACCATTTCCAACTCGCGCAATGATAACTCACGCGGATTGCAATTGACACCACCCTTGCCACCGCCATAAGGCAATCCCACCAAAGCACATTTCCAACTCATCCACATTGCTAATGCTGCCACCTCACCCAATTCCACTTGTGGACTAAAACGCAAACCACCTTTGGTCGGCCCCAAAGTTAAATGATGCTGCACCCGGTGTCCCCAAAAAACTTGTACTGAACCATCATCCATCAAAACCGGCATCGAAACGGAAATACATCGCTTAGGCTGTTTAATTCGCTCGCGAAATTGTTCCGGCATTCCCAATACATCCGCTGCCCGATCAAACTGTTGACAGGCCATTCTATAGACCGGATCGTCCAAGAGCTTCATGAAGAAAAAAGAAAAATGGCAAAAACCAATAAAAAAGAAAATAATATTCTTCGCACAAATCAAAGAGTAAGAAAATTTTTTAACAAATCTTTACCGCATCGCGTTAAAATAGACTCGGGATGAAATTGCACTCCATAAATGGGCAACTCTTTATGTTGTAATCCCATAATTTCCACCTCTTCCTCGCCCGTGTTTTGGGCTGTGATATTCAAACAAGATGGAAATGTCTCGCGACGAATAACCAAAGAATGATAGCGCGTGGCTTCAAAAGGATTAGGCAAATTTTTAAAAAGTCCCGTGCCGTCATGCGAAATCCATGACGTTTTTCCATGCATCAACCGTTGTGCTCGCACGATCTCGCCCCCAAACGCTTGACCAATACATTGATGTCCCAAACAAACTCCCAACAAAGGCACCCGTTCTCCAAGTTTTTGAATCAGTTGGCAAGAAACTCCCGCCTCGTTCGGTGTGCAAGGGCCTGGCGAAATTAAAATTTTTTCCGGTGCCAGCTTTTCTACTTCATCCACTGTAATTTCATCATTTCGTTTCACAACAAGATTTGCCCCCAACTCGCCCAAATACTGAACAAGATTGTAAGTAAAACTGTCGTAATTATCGATTACTAAAACCATAGTTTGGTAGCTTATCTTATTTTTTGATGCGCGCTAGCTAAAGCTAATGCTTTCATTCCTGCTTTCGCCTTAGAAACACTCTCTTGATATTCTCCCTCCGGAGTAGAATCGGCCACAAGCCCACCACCCGCTTGCAAATAAGCCTTACCCTGCTTTAACAACAACGTGCGAATCGCAATGCACGAATCCAAGTTTCCCGAAAAACTAAAATAGCCCACAGCCCCAGCATAAGTTGCGCGTTGCGTCGGCTCCAATTCTGCAATGATCTGCATCGCTCGCACTTTGGGCGATCCACTCACCGTTCCCGC
Protein-coding regions in this window:
- the acpS gene encoding holo-ACP synthase, whose product is MKVLGIGFDMVEVARIQRIWEKFGDAFLQRVFGEEELSYCLKMRQPELHLAARFAAKEAIVKALGSGIGAVRWRDLVITKESSGAPWIKLSGAALACLEAMGGKVIKVSLSHTQHYAGAQAIVLSS
- a CDS encoding pyridoxine 5'-phosphate synthase; the encoded protein is MKLRLGVNVDHVATVRQARYREKVPGMIAEPDPVGFALEAQKAGAHGITAHLREDRRHMQEEDIRRLKREVALPLNLEMANTAEMVKFALALKPDAVCLVPENRQEVTTEGGLDVFGHRISLQKNIVRLRDVGAKVSLFIDPDLKQIEFAKKVGADWIELHTGKFAVVYQNKRRRAEELKRLIEGAHFANKMGLKVNAGHGLHVRNVCDLFVMPFLYELNIGHSIVSRALWVGVRNAVKEMLVLMKEYRL
- a CDS encoding Glu/Leu/Phe/Val dehydrogenase produces the protein MKLLDDPVYRMACQQFDRAADVLGMPEQFRERIKQPKRCISVSMPVLMDDGSVQVFWGHRVQHHLTLGPTKGGLRFSPQVELGEVAALAMWMSWKCALVGLPYGGGKGGVNCNPRELSLRELEMVTRRYTQEMMPFIGPQTDVMAPDMGTNEQTMAWMMDTYSMHAGHAVPAVVTGKPVSIGGSLGRREATGRGVAFLIGRVMEILQMEPQGTTAIIQGFGNVGSVAAYALRRFGIKIVGISDFSGALFHEKGLDLEKLEAHVLANRSLEGFSEGQWMSNEELLVQPCDILVPAAVERTITENNAHQLKCRILAEAANGPTTPEADGIIDEREDIFLIPDVLCNAGGVIVSYFEWVQDLQNFFWSEVEVLDRLYRVLEPALAAILKRAKERKISHRNAALCLGIERVMQAKQMRGLFP
- a CDS encoding aminodeoxychorismate/anthranilate synthase component II; this translates as MVLVIDNYDSFTYNLVQYLGELGANLVVKRNDEITVDEVEKLAPEKILISPGPCTPNEAGVSCQLIQKLGERVPLLGVCLGHQCIGQAFGGEIVRAQRLMHGKTSWISHDGTGLFKNLPNPFEATRYHSLVIRRETFPSCLNITAQNTGEEEVEIMGLQHKELPIYGVQFHPESILTRCGKDLLKNFLTL